The following is a genomic window from Adhaeribacter radiodurans.
ATTGTTACGCAGGTAACCATGGCCATGCACATTGCCATTGCGTTGCGCAAGAAAATGGTTCTGCTGAACAACATCTTTAATCCCCACGAATTTGAACTGTACGGTCGGGGCGTAATTATTCAGCCGAATAAAGATTGTGCTTGTTTTTACCGGGGTACTTGTAAATTTGGCACTTCCTGCATGGAAGATTTACCTGCCGCTAAAGTTTGGCAAGCCGTTAAAGATACGCTAAAATCAGGAGTTATACCTGCGCCGCCACTTGCTTAAGCGTTTGCACCATACTTTCCCAGGAAAACTGCTTTTTTAATATACTAACTTGTTCCGTCAGAAAAGCTTCCCGGTCCTTTTCGTAAAAATCTGCAATGGCTGCGGCAATAGCTTCCGGATCTACGGGAGTAACATAACCTGCCTTACCGTCTGGCACCAATTCGGCTAACCCTCCTACATTTGTTACTACCATAGGCTTATTAAAATGATACGCAATCTGCGAAACCCCACTTTGAGTAGCCTGTTTGTAAGGTTGAACAACTAAATCAGACGCGCAAAAATATTGTCTTACCTGGTTGTTCGGGATAAAATCCGTAGCACGTATAATTTTATCTTCTAATTGGTATTGCGTTATTAATTGGTTATACACTTCAGGACTTTCGTAAAACTCGCCGGCAATGATAAGCTTTAATTTTTTATACTGAGCCAGTTTTTCGCTGGCAAAAGCTTTTAATAAAATATCCAGCCCCTTGTAACTCCGGATAAACCCAAAAAATAAAATGTAATGGTAGTCGGGGTTTAAGTTTAATAAACGTTGCGCTTCGAGTTTTGAAAGAGGCTCTCCAAAATTATCGTACAAAGGATGCGGATGATATACTTTTACTTTAGTAGGTTGCAGCTTTTTTAAATCACCTAGCACGGCTTTCGACATGGTTACAAAACCTTGGCAGGCCTGCAAAAAATATTTAGTAAAAGGCAAATCGCCCATTCGTTTTTCGTGCGGAATGACATTATCGGTAATAGCTACAATTTTTGTATGCCTATTGCGGGCTACTACACGGGCAATGGTGCCTAAGGCTGGTCCCATAAAAGGCAGCCAAAATCGAAAAATTAGTATATCTGGTTTTTGCTGACGTAAATAGTTACCCGTTTTTAGCCAAGAAATGGGATTTACAGAATTTATAAATGCTTTAATATTTAAATTAAGAGGAGGAGCTTCGTCGGAGTACTGAGTCTTACCCGGAAACAAAAAACTGGGGTACTGCAAACTAAAAGTAATTATTTCTAATTCGTCGCCGTCTTGCTGAAAAGCTTTAGCTAATCGTTCGTTATAAGTAGCTAAGCCACCGCGCAACGGATGAGCCGGTCCAACAATTACTATTTTAGACATGCGTTGGCCTTAATCCTATCTGATCCCGGATTAGATACTCCTTTTTACGACTACCCGTAAGGGAAATCATTTCGGCTAGAAAACCAGCTAAAAATAGCTGTACTCCAATTATTAAGGCTACTAAGGCCAGGAAGAATAATGGTTGCGCGACCACATCGCGGGTGCGCTGGTGCAGGTAAAATGAAGAATATATTTTATCACCAATCAGCCACATGGTAATAACAAAACCTATCAGAAAAGATAAGGTACCCATGGCACCAAAAAAGTGCATGGGGCGTTTCTTAAACCGAGAAACAAATGTAATGGATAGTAAATCAAGAAATCCGTAAACAAATCGTTCTAGCCCAAATTTAGTAGTACCATATTTCCGCTCGCGGTGCTGTACTACCTTCTCCCCAATTTTCTTAAAGCCGTTCCACTTGGCAATTACCGGAATATAACGGTGCATTTCGCCGTATACATCAATACTTTTTACTACCCTTTGATCGTAGGCTTTCAACCCACAATTAAAATCATGCAAAGGTATCCGGGAAATTTTACGGGTAACCCCATTAAATAATTTCGTCGGAATAGTTTTAGACAAAGGATCAAAACGTTTCTTCTTCCAACCCGAAACTAAATCATATCCTTGTTCGGTAATCATTTGGTATAACTCCGGTATTTCATCCGGGCTATCTTGTAAATCGGCATCCATGGTAATGATTACTTTACCACGTGTTTCCTTAAAACCAACATTTAAAGCAGCTGATTTACCATAATTCCGGTTAAACCGGATGGCCCTGATTGCGGGATTTATAGCAGAAAGGTCCTGAATAACGTTCCAAGAATTATCGGTACTACCATCATCTACTAAAATAATTTCATAAGAATAGCCGTGCGAAACCATCACACGGCTAATCCACTGGGTAAGTTCCGGTAAGGATTCTGCTTCGTCCAGAAGGGGAATCACTACCGATATATCTAAATCGGGTTTTTGCATTAAAATTATTTATTCAAATTCAGGTCGGGTACGCTTTAGTATAGCCGAAATAACTAACGATAATAAAAATCCAAAAAATAAACCTCCAAAAACAGCAAATACTACTATCATACCAGGAGTCATCATTTTTTCAGATACCGAAATTGCTTGTTCTATTTGATCATCGCTCATACCTCTCTTTTCTAGTTCGGATACCTGCATCTCACGCATTTTATCAATAAAGCCTGTATCAATAAATTTTACGTAGATAAAAGTAAAAATTCCTCCTAGCAAACTTGATACTGTTGTTACGAGAGTTCCTATACCCAAGCCTTGCCCGTAAGACATGTAATTATTATTCTGCCGTTTAAATTCCCGCATGGCTAATACAATAGCCCCAATCAGAATAACAAACGATATCCAACTTAAGGCTTTATTGGTAAAAGCCAGGTCTGTAATATTTAAAATAAGCGAGTAAACAATAGAAATAATCCCGCAGATTAGTCCGTAACGTAGGGCAATAGCATTTTTTGAAGGAGCTACCGTTGTAGTAGAATAATTATCCATAACCGTTTAAATTAGTTTAAATGCTTTATTTTCGGTAAAATGTAGCTGATACTAAGGAGAATAAAAAACCTACTAGTAACAATTTCAAAAAATTATCGAGAACTAAAGATTTAACGGTAATTTGGTCGAGCTTGGTATAGTTTAAAGCGTAAACCTGTTTTCCATTTGGCAAGTTAAGAAAGTGACTTTTATTCTGTTCCATCATGGTTTTCATTTCCTGAATATGCCCTTGCAGTGCTTCTGCTCCCACTATCAAAGAAAACGCATAAATTAATAACCCAAAAGTTATGGCCGCTATAAAGGAGGTTAACCATGCCAGTTTTAAACCTTTAAAAAACCTTAAATCTGAATTAAATTTTCTTTTATAATAAGCAGTACCTGTAAATAAGAACACCGGTAGTAAGAATAAAGCATAAAAAGCATTCTGGCCGTACGGATTATTCCCTGTTAGGTAAACGATTAGTATCACTAAGAAACTAGCCCCTGCTGCTAATACTCCAAATCGTACGGCTGTTCTTAAAACTGCTTGCTCCAACATTGCTATAAATTAATTCTGGTACTTTTAGGAAAGCCTTCTTTTGCTAGAGAGTATAATCGGGATTTAACACCAACTGATTTTTGTTTACAATACCAAAAACTTGCCCTTGCAACGTATGGTCAAAAAAAGGATTATTTTTACTTTTAGAAGCTGTGCTAGATTCACTCGGAATCCAGGTCTGATTCGGGTTAAATAAAGTTAAATTAGCTACTTCCCCTACTTTAATGGCGGGGATTTCTTTTTTTAAGATATTACGCGGCGCAAAAGCTAATTTTGTAATTACTTGTTCCAGGCCAATTACAGGACTTAAATAAGTATTTGCCACAGCAAAAGCAGTTTCTAAACTTGTAATTCCAAACTCTGCTAAATCAAACTCCAGATTCTTAGATTCAGTGTCTTGAGGGCGGTGCGCCGAAACTAATGCATCAATCGTACCATCCGCTAAACCTTGTAATAAAGCTTCTCTGTCTCGCTGAGATCGGAAAGGTGGATTTACTTTATAATTGGTATCAAAAGGTAATATCTCTTCGTCGGTAAAGGCCGTTTGGAAAGCGGCCATATCGCAGGTAATATTTAATCCCTCTCGTTTAGCTTCCCGGATTAATTCAACTGCCTCTGCCGAAGAAATTAAAGTAAAATGCAAACGACCACCCGTATATTTAAGTAATTTTATATCCCGAGTCACAACTACTTCTTCGGCCAGGGAAGGCATGCCTTTTAATCCTAATTGCGTGCTCATAATGCCTTCGTGCATTAAACCGTGTTGCGTAAGGCTACTATTCTCGGGTTTCTGAATCAAAAGTCCATCGAAAAATTGTACATATTGCAAAGCTTTTACAAGTACATCAGCCTGTTGCACTGGCTGTAAACCATCCGTAAAAGCAATAGCTCCTGCTACATGCAAATCTATCATTTCGGTAAGTTCTTTTCCTTGAGCATTCATAGTGATTGCTCCTAGGGAATAAAAACTTACCGGCAATATTCTCGAACGATTTTGAATATACCCAATCGAGTTCTTGGTTTGGTGCACTGGTTCTACATTAGGTAGGCAAGCTACTTCGGTAAATCCGCCTTTCACTGCAGCCAGAGCTGCACTTTGTAAATCTTCCTTGTGTTCAAAACCGGGATCACCAATCCAGGCATTCATATCTAGCCACCCCACAGAAACGCATAAACCAGCCTGGTTAATTGTTTCTGTTTCTGAATTAGGTGTTGGTATATTTTGACTAATATCACTTATATAACCATCTTTAATCAATATATCAGTGGTACTCTGATGCAATTTAGAAGCGGGAGCAATTACTTTTACTGATTTAAGTAATACCTGCATGTTAGAAATATCGGATTAGTAAAATTTCTGTGAACATAAAAACAAGACACAATATTAGACAATATTTCCATAGAGGTACACCTAAATTTTCGGTTGTTAACTCTTTTTTTAAGTCTAGTTGGTTTGTAGCATTAATTACATGAATATTTTTTTGCCCTGCCGTAAGTCTTTGCAGTTCTTGTACTGTATACTGCTTTAAAAAAGATTCTTTTTTATCAAAATTAAAAGCTAATCTAGCTAGTACTGAATCTTTTTGGATTAATTCATAAAATCCTGCTTCGTTTGCCTCAGCCGGAATACCAAGAACCAATTCGTTTTTCCGAACTTGTTGCTCCGGAATGAAAGATGTGCTATCCTTACGTAATTGTACTATTTGGTCTGCTGGCGCACTTTGTTTAAAAGGAATAGTAAGAATACGATTACTCATGGAGTAGGCTAAAGGCTGTTGCTCCCGAGAACTAAGCATTCCTATTTTATACATTACCGGCACAAACAAAGCATGATTCTGAAAATCGGAATAAGCTTCTGTTAAAGGCGAAGCAAACATATAAATCTGACCATTGCCTAATCTAAAAGAAGACAAAAAGCTTCCCCCTTCTTTAAAAGATAAAATATCACTAGCAGACCGATTCCAGCGCCAAAGCCTGGTACCTTGTGGTAAAATAGTATTACGATTTTGCTCGCTGAATATATTTTGGAAAAACGGGTTACGTATTTCAGGGTACGCGAGTAAACTTTTACTTGCTCCTTGCTGATTCTGTACTAATTGCACATTGCTTAATTGTAATTTAGCTAAGAAACTTTGATAAGAATTATAATTAACCTTATCACCTGGTATGATAAGGATGTTACCTCCATCCTGAACAAATGAACGTAAGTTATCCGCCAAAGGAGCATCTATATCGTTAATGCTATTTAAAACAATTAAATCGGCCTGATTAATTTGTTTATAATTTATATTATTTACAGAGGAGGCTGTATATCTAAATATATTTTCGTTTGTAAATAGATTATTACCAATTAAGTTATTGGAATTAATTTCTAAAATCTTAATGCTTTCTGAAGGCTTTAGAATAAAATAAAAAGTATTATCAAAAGTCACTGGAAAATCTTCAATAACAATCCTGCAATTTGCCATATTGTTACTACTTAATCGGTAATTTAGGGTAAATGGAACGGTTCGGTTAGGTGGCACATTTACACTTAACGCTGAAACCTGTTTATTATCAATAAAGAATTTAACCTGACAATCTTTTTCCGTAATTCCTGCGTTACGTACTCTTACTTGAAGCGCATTCTCTTCATTTTGTCTTATAAATACATCTTCGCTATAAACAGTATCTATCAATAAGTTATTTTCACTTGAGCTTTGAATTGGTACTAAATAATATTCATTTACATTGTCAGGTATCTGGAAAGAATTAGGCTTAACTATCGACTTTTGAAAATCAGAGAATAGAAAACCCTTAAATGGCTTTCTATCTTCTTCTTGATTGAACCAGGAAAATATAGAATGCAGAGAACGGGAGTTAACCGCTTCTTTTATAAGCCCTACTTGTTTCTGAAAATTAGATTTATTTAAATCAGTATATGAAAACTTCGAATTTGTACTTATCTGGTAAGAAGAATTTACATTAAAAAACTTAGTTAATTCATTTGTTTGGTCTAGAGCAGTTTGCAATAAAGTATTATTGCCAATTTTAGCTTCATTCTGCATGCTAAATGAATTATCAATAAACACTTTCGCTCTATTAGTAGACAAACCTATCTTGTTTCCATTAGACAGGTATGGTTGGCTAAACAATAAAACTAATGAAATAATAAAACATATACGAGCTAGGAGAATGAGCCATTGTTTTAATCTCCTATGGCTAGCAGTAATGCTTTTTACTTCTTTAATAAATTTTAAATTAGTAAAGAAAACATGCTTCGCTCTTCGTAATTCAATTAAGTGTATTACAATAGGAATACTAACCGCGAGTAAACCATACAAGAAGGTCGGGAAGAGAAAACTCATTACAAATTTCTTTTTAAACTAAAGTATGTAATTTACTAACTTACATATAAAGAAGTTTATTATAATGTAATAAATTAGCTTTAAATCAAACTTTGTTATTAGAAGTTACCTCTTTATTGTCAGTATAATAAATAAATCATTTGTATTTTCTAAAGCCTTAGCGGGGATGCTGCTCGGCTTTCTGCTGTAAAACTTCTTAAACTGGCTGGTTCTATTTCGCTATTTGATAGTAGTAAACCGACTTACTTAAATTTAACTCCTAGCATGCCTTGCTGATGACTATTAATGTTTGGTGGCACATCTCTTCCATTAACTTCCGCTTTGGGAAGGGCTTCGAAGATTTTTTCTATGCTCTCTTTCTTTAGCTTTAGGTTAAGAGCCAATTTAGCATAAATTGCCTTGGTCCTCGTGAAGCGGTACTATAAGGTCACCAAGGTTCAAGGGTTAGATTACCAATCATTTCCACTAATCTTGGTAGGCAAGAACTTTTTGGAAGTTGTTCTCTTCTACTTGTACGTTAAGGTTCTAAATATTGACGTTCTAAATAGTGAGGTTCTAAATAGTTAATTATGGTAATACGTGATACCTAAACCCGTGATTATACCTTTCCAGGTTCTTTCATTTTTATAAAGAGAGAAGAATAAGGCAAGAATCCGCTACCCATTTCACTAAAAAGCAGAACGCCCGCATCTTCAAGGAAGGTGGGGGCGTTCAGAGGAAAAAAGGGGTTGGCGGCTACCTACTCTCCCGCATGTGATTGCAGTACCATTGGCGCTACGGGGCTTAACTGCTCTGTTCGGAAAGGGAAGAGGTGAACACCCGCGCTATAACCACCATTATTGTTCGGCTTACTGGTTAAGTAAGCGAAGCTGCCTGGGCAGCTTTGATAATGGCTAAAGTCTTATTCACTAGCACCACGTGCTAGCGTAACATAAATGGGCAAGAGAAAACGCTACCGTGGACTGGAAGTAAACAGGGTTTTTAAGAAAGTTTACGGGTAATTAGTACGGCTCAGCTTTGCAGTTTCTTGCTTTACACCTGCCGCCTATCAACGTGATCATCTCTCACGACCCTTAAAAGAAATCTCATCTTGAGGTGAGTTTCGCACTTAGATGCTTTCAGCGCTTATCTCATCCAAGCGTAGCTACCCGGCGCTGCAACTGGCGTCACAACCGGTGCACTAGCGGCTTGTCCAACCCGGTCCTCTCGTACTAAGGTCAGGTCCTCTCAAATTTCTTACGCCCACAACAGATAGGGACCGAACTGTCTCACGACGTTCTGAACCCAGCTCGCGTGCCACTTTAATCGGCGAACAGCCGAACCCTTGGGACCTTCTCCAGCCCCAGGACGTGACGAGCCGACATCGAGGTGCCAAACCTCCCCGTCGATATGAGCTCTTGGGGGAGATCAGCCTGTTATCCCCGGCGTACCTTTTATCCTTTGAGCGATGGCCCTTCCATGCGGAACCACCGGATCACTATATCCTACTTTCGTACCTGCTCGGCTTGTCGGCCTCACAGTCAAGCACCCTTTTGCTATTGCACTCTACGCACGGTTACCAAGCGTGCTGAGGGTACCTTTGAAAGCCTCCGTTACTCTTTTGGAGGCGACCACCCCAGTCAAACTACCCACCAAACACTGTTTCCCTTGCGAGATTAGGCTCCAAATAATTCAAGGGTGGTATTTCAACGTTGTCTCCACGATGCCTAGCGACACCGCTTCATAGACTCCCACCTATCCTACACATGAATTATCCAGAGTCAATGTTAAGCTATAGTAAAGGTGCACGGGGTCTTTCCGTCCCGTTGCGGGTACTCGGCATCTTCACCGAGACTACAATTTCACCGAGCTCACGGCTGAGACAGCGCCCAGATCGTTACACCATTCGTGCAGGTCGGAACTTACCCGACAAGGAATTTCGCTACCTTAGGACCGTTATAGTTACGGCCGCCGTTTACTGGGGCTTCGATTCAGAGCTTCGCCCTTGCGGACTAACCCCCCCTCTTAACCTTCCAGCACCGGGCAGGTGTCAGGCCTTATACTTCATCTTTCGATTTCGCAAAGCCATGTGTTTTTGTTAAACAGTCGCCTGGGCCTTTTCACTGCGGCTTCTTGCATTGCTGCAAGGAAGCGCCCCTTCTCCCGAAGTTACAGGGCCATTTTGCCGAGTTCCTTGGCCGTGATTCACTCGAGCGCCTGAGGATGCTCTCCTCGACTACCTGTGTCGGTTTACGGTACGGGTAGCTTCATAGTAAACGCTTAGCGGGTTTTCTTGGAAGTCGGATTAGGGTCATATCACCGCCCCCGAAGGGTTGGTGTACTATCGGCTTTCAGCTAGTTCGGCGGATTTGCCTACCAAACTACTACCTACCACCTTCAACGTACTATTCCGTCAGTACGCAGACCTTTCACTCCTCCGTCACCACATCACTCTATGAAGCTAGTACGGGAATATTAACCCGTTGTCCATCGACTTAACCTTTCGGTATTGCCTTAGGACCCGACTAACCCTGAACCGATTAGCGTTGTTCAGGAAACCTTAGTCTTACGGCGTGCAGGTTTCTCACCTGCATTATCGTTACTTATGCCTACATTTGCTTTTCTCATCGCTCCAGCACCCATTACCAGGCACCTTCAACGCCGATGAGAATGCTCCCCTACCACATGTATTACTACATATCCATAGCTTCGGTACTATACTTGATGCCCGATTATTATCGATGCCCTGTCGCTCGACCAGTGAGCTGTTACGCACTCTTTAAATGAATGGCTGCTTCCAAGCCAACATCCTGGCTGTTAAAGCAACTGGACCTCCTTTGTTCAACTTAGTATAGATTTAGGGACCTTAGCTGATGGTCTGGGTTGTTTCCCTCTCGGCGTGGGACCTTAGCACCCCACGCCTCACTGCCGCGTATATTTTAGAGCATTCGGAGTTCGTCTGGATTCGGTAGGATGTGACTCCCCCTAGTCCAATCGGTAGCTCTACCTCTCTAAAACTCTAACCACGACGCTGTTCCTAAAAACATTTCGGGGAGTACGAGCTATTTCTCAGTTTGATTGGCCTTTCACCCCTACCCTCAACTCATCCAAATCCTTTTCAACGGAAACTGGTTCGGTCCTCCATGTGGTGTTACCCACACTTCAACCTGGTCAAGGGTAGATCACAAAGTTTCGCGTCTACCCCCTCTGACTATGCGCCCTATTCAGACTCGCTTTCGCTGCGGCTCCATGTTTTCAAACATTTAACCTTGCCAGAGAGGAGTAACTCGTAGGCTCATTATGCAAAAGGCACGCCATCACCCCACGAAGAGGCTCTGACCGCTTGTAAGCGTATGGTTTCAGGTTCTATTTCACTCCTTTATTCAAGGTTCTTTTCACCTTTCCCTCACGGTACTGGTTCACTATCGGTCTCTCAAAAGTATTTAGCCTTACCGGATGGT
Proteins encoded in this region:
- a CDS encoding BatA domain-containing protein, producing the protein MSFLFPTFLYGLLAVSIPIVIHLIELRRAKHVFFTNLKFIKEVKSITASHRRLKQWLILLARICFIISLVLLFSQPYLSNGNKIGLSTNRAKVFIDNSFSMQNEAKIGNNTLLQTALDQTNELTKFFNVNSSYQISTNSKFSYTDLNKSNFQKQVGLIKEAVNSRSLHSIFSWFNQEEDRKPFKGFLFSDFQKSIVKPNSFQIPDNVNEYYLVPIQSSSENNLLIDTVYSEDVFIRQNEENALQVRVRNAGITEKDCQVKFFIDNKQVSALSVNVPPNRTVPFTLNYRLSSNNMANCRIVIEDFPVTFDNTFYFILKPSESIKILEINSNNLIGNNLFTNENIFRYTASSVNNINYKQINQADLIVLNSINDIDAPLADNLRSFVQDGGNILIIPGDKVNYNSYQSFLAKLQLSNVQLVQNQQGASKSLLAYPEIRNPFFQNIFSEQNRNTILPQGTRLWRWNRSASDILSFKEGGSFLSSFRLGNGQIYMFASPLTEAYSDFQNHALFVPVMYKIGMLSSREQQPLAYSMSNRILTIPFKQSAPADQIVQLRKDSTSFIPEQQVRKNELVLGIPAEANEAGFYELIQKDSVLARLAFNFDKKESFLKQYTVQELQRLTAGQKNIHVINATNQLDLKKELTTENLGVPLWKYCLILCLVFMFTEILLIRYF
- a CDS encoding dihydroorotase produces the protein MQVLLKSVKVIAPASKLHQSTTDILIKDGYISDISQNIPTPNSETETINQAGLCVSVGWLDMNAWIGDPGFEHKEDLQSAALAAVKGGFTEVACLPNVEPVHQTKNSIGYIQNRSRILPVSFYSLGAITMNAQGKELTEMIDLHVAGAIAFTDGLQPVQQADVLVKALQYVQFFDGLLIQKPENSSLTQHGLMHEGIMSTQLGLKGMPSLAEEVVVTRDIKLLKYTGGRLHFTLISSAEAVELIREAKREGLNITCDMAAFQTAFTDEEILPFDTNYKVNPPFRSQRDREALLQGLADGTIDALVSAHRPQDTESKNLEFDLAEFGITSLETAFAVANTYLSPVIGLEQVITKLAFAPRNILKKEIPAIKVGEVANLTLFNPNQTWIPSESSTASKSKNNPFFDHTLQGQVFGIVNKNQLVLNPDYTL
- a CDS encoding glycosyltransferase — protein: MSKIVIVGPAHPLRGGLATYNERLAKAFQQDGDELEIITFSLQYPSFLFPGKTQYSDEAPPLNLNIKAFINSVNPISWLKTGNYLRQQKPDILIFRFWLPFMGPALGTIARVVARNRHTKIVAITDNVIPHEKRMGDLPFTKYFLQACQGFVTMSKAVLGDLKKLQPTKVKVYHPHPLYDNFGEPLSKLEAQRLLNLNPDYHYILFFGFIRSYKGLDILLKAFASEKLAQYKKLKLIIAGEFYESPEVYNQLITQYQLEDKIIRATDFIPNNQVRQYFCASDLVVQPYKQATQSGVSQIAYHFNKPMVVTNVGGLAELVPDGKAGYVTPVDPEAIAAAIADFYEKDREAFLTEQVSILKKQFSWESMVQTLKQVAAQV
- a CDS encoding glycosyltransferase family 2 protein; its protein translation is MQKPDLDISVVIPLLDEAESLPELTQWISRVMVSHGYSYEIILVDDGSTDNSWNVIQDLSAINPAIRAIRFNRNYGKSAALNVGFKETRGKVIITMDADLQDSPDEIPELYQMITEQGYDLVSGWKKKRFDPLSKTIPTKLFNGVTRKISRIPLHDFNCGLKAYDQRVVKSIDVYGEMHRYIPVIAKWNGFKKIGEKVVQHRERKYGTTKFGLERFVYGFLDLLSITFVSRFKKRPMHFFGAMGTLSFLIGFVITMWLIGDKIYSSFYLHQRTRDVVAQPLFFLALVALIIGVQLFLAGFLAEMISLTGSRKKEYLIRDQIGLRPTHV
- a CDS encoding DUF4199 domain-containing protein is translated as MLEQAVLRTAVRFGVLAAGASFLVILIVYLTGNNPYGQNAFYALFLLPVFLFTGTAYYKRKFNSDLRFFKGLKLAWLTSFIAAITFGLLIYAFSLIVGAEALQGHIQEMKTMMEQNKSHFLNLPNGKQVYALNYTKLDQITVKSLVLDNFLKLLLVGFLFSLVSATFYRK
- a CDS encoding DUF4199 domain-containing protein, with amino-acid sequence MDNYSTTTVAPSKNAIALRYGLICGIISIVYSLILNITDLAFTNKALSWISFVILIGAIVLAMREFKRQNNNYMSYGQGLGIGTLVTTVSSLLGGIFTFIYVKFIDTGFIDKMREMQVSELEKRGMSDDQIEQAISVSEKMMTPGMIVVFAVFGGLFFGFLLSLVISAILKRTRPEFE